One region of Lathamus discolor isolate bLatDis1 chromosome 2, bLatDis1.hap1, whole genome shotgun sequence genomic DNA includes:
- the RIMS2 gene encoding regulating synaptic membrane exocytosis protein 2 isoform X30, whose protein sequence is MGRQTAAGGRTMQRSQSRSSLSASFEALAVYFPCMNSLEEDGEAGGKKLRSTVQRSTETGLAVEMRNWMTRQASRESTDGSMNSYSSEGNLIFPGVRLAADSQFSDFLDGLGPAQLVGRQTLATPSMGDIQVGMMDKKGQLEVEIIRARGLVVKPGSKTLPAPYVKVYLLENGVCIAKKKTKVARKTLEPLYQQLLSFEESPQGKVLQIIVWGDYGRMDHKSFMGVAQILLDELDLSNMVIGWFKLFPPSSLVDPTLAPLTRRASQSSLESSTGPSYARS, encoded by the exons ATGGGCCGGCAGACGGCGGCCGGCGGGCGCACCATGCAGCGGTCGCAGAGCCGGAGCAGCCTCTCCGCCTCCTTCGAGGCGCTGGCGGTCTACTTCCCCTGCATGAACTCCCTGGAGGAGGACGGAG aAGCAGGGGGCAAGAAGCTGCGGAGCACCGTCCAGAGGAGCACCGAGACAGGGCTGGCTGTGGAGATGAGGAACTGGATGACCCGTCAGGCCAGCCGGGAGTCGACGGATGGGAGCATGAACAGCTACAGCTCTGAGGGAAA tttgatcTTCCCTGGTGTGAGGTTGGCTGCAGACAGCCAGTTCAGTGATTTTCTGGATGGACTTGGTCCTGCCCAGCTTGTAGGACGACAGACTTTGGCAACACCATCAATGG GAGATATCCAGGTGGGAATGATGGACAAGAAAGGACAACTGGAAGTAGAAATAATTCGAGCCCGTGGCCTTGTTGTAAAACCAGGTTCAAAGACACTGCCag cACCATATGTAAAGGTGTATCTATTAGAAAATGGAGTCTGCAtagccaaaaagaaaacaaaggtagCAAGAAAAACGCTGGAACCACTTTATCAGCAACTTCTATCATTTGAAGAAAGTCCCCAAGGAAAAGTTTTACAG ATAATTGTTTGGGGAGACTATGGACGTATGGACCACAAATCCTTTATGGGAGTGGCACAGATACTTTTAGATGAACTGGACCTGTCCAACATGGTGATTGGGTGGTTCAAACTgttccctccttcttccctaGTAGACCCAACTTTAGCTCCTCTCACTAGAAGAGCTTCCCAATCATCTCTTGAAAGTTCAACAGGACCTTCGTATGCTCGCTCATAG